The DNA region AGTCGAATAGTCCTATTCAACCAAAAATGAATGTAGAATCAGGATTTCTTTTAAAAGATATTTCTTCAACAAGTCTTTTAAAGAAGCTTGGACTTGAATCAAGTGATAAGATCACTCACATCAATGGTAAGAAAATTAAGACTCTTTCTGAATTAATGAGCGAAGCCCCTAACATCAAGAGTCTAACGATTATCCGCAATGGAAAAGCTAAGACTCTTAACTACAATTTCGAAAAATAAAATGGCGGGCGTCAGCGCCAAGCGAGCGACGAATATTCGAATCCCGGTAACTCTCGTAGAAAACCTAAAATGACTAAAATAAATCCAAAGAAGTGGCGGGGCGTGAGGGACAAATTTGCGGTAATTTGCATCGCAAATTAATGCAAAGTTTGTGAGGAGTCCGCGCCGAAGCGTCAGCGCCAAGCGAGCGACGAATATTCGAATCCCGGTAACTCTCGTAGAAAACCTAAAATGACTAAAATAAATCCAAAGAAGTGGCGGGGCGTGAGGGATTCGAACCCCCGACCAAGAGGTTCGAAGCCTCCTACTCTATCCAGCTGAGCTAACGCCCCCGAGAAATTCCATTATAGCTGGCCCCCAACCAAATGAAAAGCATGTAAAGTTTTGAAATAGCGTCTCTTTACAGGCCATTTTTACAGATTTTACTTTCCCAGAATTAAGTTTTCGACTATACAATGAGACACAGGAGTTATTTATGAGTATCAGTGTTTTCGATCTTTATTCGGTGGGAATTGGGCCTTCAAGCTCACATACAGTTGGACCAATGCGAGCTGCCAGAGAGTTCATTTTAACTCTCAAAGAGAAAGATCTTTTGGGAAAAACTGAAAAACTCAATCTAGAGCTCTACGGATCTCTTGCTCTTACGGGTAAGGGACACGGAACAGATAAGGCGCTCATTCTTGGAATTGAAGGTCATAAACCTGAATCTGTTGATCCCGATCACATCGATGAAATTTTAGAGAGTGCTTATCGCGATTTGAAAATTGAACTTTTAAAAGGCGATGATCAAGCGAAGATTGTTTCATTTGATCCAAGAGAGGATATCAAATTTCATCGATCAGAAACTCTTCCCTACCATAGTAATGGAATGTGCTTTCAGGCCATCGATGAGTCTGGAAATGAGCTCTTTAAAAAGACTCTCTACTCCATTGGTGGAGGATTTATTGTTGAAGAGGAAGTTGTTAAAAGTGATGATCACTTTCATGGGCCTAGAACTTTAAAAGTTCCTCATCCCTACTCTACAGCAGAAGAACTTCTTGAGCTTGGGCAGACTCTCAATATGACCATCGCCCAAATTGTTCTGGCCAATGAACTTGTTTGGCGAAGTGAAGAAGAAATTAAAAAAGGACTACTCGATATTTGGCATGTGATGCAAAAATGTGTTCAGCGAGGGTGCACTCAAGAGGGAACTCTTCCAGGTGGACTCAAGGTAAGAAGAAGGGCCCATTCAATTTTCAAAGGTCTTTTAGAAAAGCCAGAGGCCTCTCTAACTGATCCTCTTACCATTATGGATTGGGTTAATCTCTATGCTATTGCCGTTAATGAAGAAAATGCTGCTGGTGGACGAGTTGTTACAGCTCCAACAAATGGTGCAGCTGGAATCATTCCGGCCGTGCTTCATTACTATGATCGCTTTTGTCCAAAAAGTAATGATGATGGAATTGTAGACTTCTTATTAACTGCAGGGGCAATTGGAATTCTCTATAAAACGAACGCTTCAATCTCAGGAGCTGAAGTTGGCTGTCAGGGCGAAGTTGGTGTTGCTTGTTCTATGGCGGCCGGTGGACTTACTCAGGCCATGGGTGGTTCAAATGAGCAAATTGAAAATGCAGCAGAAATAGCAATGGAGCACAACCTTGGGTTAACATGTGATCCAATTGGTGGACTCGTTCAGATTCCTTGTATTGAAAGAAATGCCATGGGTTCAATTAAAGCGATCAATGCTTCAAGAATGGCCTTACGCGGAGATGGTAAGCACTATGTCTCTCTTGATAAAGTCATGAAGACAATGAAAGATACAGGGGCTGACATGGAAACCAAATATAAGGAGACAAGCCGCGGAGGGCTTGCCGTCAATGTTCCAGAATGTTAAGCAACAGCTTCGCAGTCAAACATAGGGATCTCTAAGACAAAAGTTGTCTTCTTAGCATGCTTATCTAAAAAGACTTTTCCATTTAAATTCTTTGCCAGATTAGAACAGAGGCTTAAACCAACTCCTGTTCCTTTCCCCTTACCTTTTGTCGTCACAAATGGCTCCATAATCTTATCTTGGATTTCAACAGGAACACCCTTTCCCGTATCTTCGACGAGAATCTGAACGTTAGGGCCATTTTCTTGCAAGGATAAATTGATGTGACGTTCAGGACACTTCTCAAGAGCATCACAGGCATTGCTTATTAAGTTAATGAGAATCTGTGACATCTCTACTGGTTTCGTATAGATATCTGAATCTTTTAGTTTATTGACGATGCGAACAGAAACTCCATTTTTTTGAAGCTTCACAAGACTCATTTCAACACTATCTTTAACGACTTTAAAAAGGCTCACCTTTTCAAGGCCCTCAGAGAAATCAACGTGAGAGAGGTCGCGAATATTTTTAGAAATAATACCAATTCTTTTTAAGGCCTCTTCCATGCGAAAGAGACTGTCTTGAATTTTTGTTTTATCAAGATACTTACTTTCAAGTTCTTTGCTAATCTGCTCAATATGAAGGCCAGCGACAGTTAATGGATTATTAATCTCATGAACAATCCCTGTCGACATTTCACCAACAAGAGCAAGTTGTGAAGAGAGTTTGGAAATTTGTTTTTCCTTTTCAACTTTATCTTCCAAAAGTTTTCTCTCAGTTACATCAAAGCGAATGGCCATATAGTGTGTGATTTTACCATTTGTTTTATAAGGAATAATTGTCGTATCAACCCAGTAAAGTTCACCGCTTTTCTTTCTATTGCAAACTTCACCTTTCCAAATTTTTCCACTACCAATTGTGGCCCACATATCTTTAAAAAATTCTTTTGGATGAAGTCCCGAATTAACAAGCTGGTGCGTACTTCCAATGACTTCTTTTTCACTGTAACCAGAGATCTCATAGAATTTATCATTAGCGTAGTTAATGATTCCTTTTCGATCCGTGGAAGCAACAATAGCGACTTTATCGAGCATGACCTTATATTGCTTTTTAATATCACGAGCAACAGCAACCTCAGCACTTTGTTCTTTAAATTCTGTGATATCAATGAGAACACCGTGAAGACTCTTCACCTGATTTCTTCTATCTCTTTCAACGATAACTTTATCTTTTACCCAGATAAGCTCTCTATTCTTTTTATAAATTCGATACTCAAATTCGATGAAGTCCATTTTATTAGCAAGGGCAAATTCATATTCTTCAGTTACTCTATCTATATCTTCTTCATAAATGAGATGTTGAAATCCCATTTGTCCATGTTCAAACTCATTCTTATCGTAACCAATACTTGAGATGTTTTTCGAGATCTGAACAATTGGCCATCCTTTATTCGGAGAACAAACATAATAAAATGTTGGACTCTCCTGTTTAAGCTTATCGATATATTCAAGTAGCTTACTCATAAAAATATATTCCCCGTTACATAATTTCCGTCATGTTTTTTTTCGGATAAAACAGGGTAATTCTAAACGCATCTTGGACTTTTTCTGGGCGAAATGTGAATTTTTATTCACATTTCGTTTACAAATGTAAGGATTTTTATTTAAAGAATGAAAAAGGCCAATAAAATTGGCCTTTTATAAGTTAATTCATAAGACGTTTTTTAGACGAATAATTTTCCATCCACATGACGGCGATGAAGCCAAGGATGATTAGAGTGAAGGCAACAACCGTTTCGCCATCAATTGTTGACGGTAGAATATTAGCATCGCGAATCACTTTAACTTTTCCGCGAATCACTTTTGATTCAACAATCACTTTCCAAGGCCACACTTTCTTCATCGACCCAATGAGGATTCCTGTTAGAAAGGCCATTGTAAGATTATGGTAATGCTTCATAAACCAGTTGAGGATTTTAGAAAATCCAAGAAGTCCAGTTACAGTTCCACAAAGAAAGACTCCAATCGTTGCAAGATTCGAGACGAGAAATGGATTTTTAATGGCACCCGTAATGAATTCATACTTTCCTAAAATAAGAAGGAGAAAAGACCCACTTAGACCAGGAAGAATCATGGCCGTAATTCCAATGACACCACAAAGATAGATAAACCACCAATCGTTTGGAGTATCAACAGGGATAAGAGAGACCATCATCCAAGCAAAAACAGCTCCAATCACAATCATCCCCATATTCTTAGCAGAAAATGGAGCATCAAGTTGTTTCCAAATAACGAGGATAGAAGCAGCTATTAAACCAAAGAAGCTTCCCCATGTTGGAATTGGATGTTCATTTAAAAGAAAGTGCATTAAGCGGGCCAGTCCAAGAATGGCCACAGCAATACCAAGTCCAAGAGGAATGATAAATCTTAAATGAAGTCTTTCAAAAGCACTCTTTAAACGCAATGACAGAAGGTCTTTGAAAAAGTCTTTATTAATTGAAGCAATCGCCTCTAATAAACCTTCATAAATACCTGTGATAAAAGCAATCGTTCCACCAGAAACACCTGGTATAAGATCAGCTGTTCCCATGGCAAGACCTTTTGTAAAGAGAGTTGTCATCTCTTTAGTTCCAACAGGTCCCGGTCCAGCATTCCAAACATCTTTCCAAGTCTTTTTACTCACCTGCATCCTCCTCTTTTGCAAAAGGAGTTAACTCCCACTCAACTTTGTGACGACACTTAGGACATGAAAGGTGCTTCCCATCACGCTTTGTTTCTTTTTCACACATAATCGCGCTTCCACAAGATGGACAATCGTAAATATATGGCTTCGTCCAAACAGCGGTTTCACAATCTGGATAGTTCGTACATCCATAAAAGATTTTACCGTAACGTGATTTCTTTTCTGCAAACTTTCCTTTTTTACAATTTGGACATGTCACATCAATTGTATAAGGAAGAGTTGTTTCACATTTTGGATAATCTTCACAACGAACGAAACGTCCATATTTTCCCTTCTTCTCTTCAAGTTTCTTTCCACATGTTGGACATGGGTCTCTAAACCATTTTTTAGGAAGAAGGTGAATGTTACCTTCAAGATCTTTTTTGAAGTCATGTGTCGAAGTACAGTCTGGGTAATTAGAACAAGCTAGAAACTGCCCGTTTCTTCCCCACTTAATAAGGTATTCCCCATCAGTACATTTATGACATTTAATTCCAGTTGGGATTTCTTGTTTTTTGAGGTTTTTCATTTCCTCTTTTGCTTTTTCAAGCGTAACTTCAAACCCCTTCCAAAATTCAGATAATACTTTTTTCCACTTAATTTCGCCGTCTTCAATCTTATCCAAGAGTTTTTCAATATTGGCCGTAAATCCAATATCCATGACATCTGGGAATGATTCGATAAGCATACGACAAACAACCATTCCAAGCTCAGTAGGCATGAAACGATTTTCAATCTTTTCAACATATCCGCGGTCTTGGATGTTTGAAATAATTGAAGCATAAGTTGATGGACGTCCAATTCCCTCTTCCTCGAGTGTCTTAACAAGAGAAGCTTCATTGAAGCGAGGAGGCGGAGAAGTCCAGTGCTCTAGCTCAGCAGGATCTTTAATTGGCTTAATCTTCTCACCTTCACTAATATCCGGTAGAAGACCTGACTTTACATCATTTGATTGTTCCTCATCATCGCCTCCACGTCTTGATCTCTTTTCAGCAGCAGCTTCAAGATAAACGTGACGGAAACCAGGGAATTTAATGATCGATCCATTGGCCCTAAAATAGTGGCCTTCACAAATAAAGCTTACAGTCGTTTGATCGATGACAGCTTGACTCATTTGCGAAGAAATAAATTTATTCCAGATAAGTTCATAGAGCTTTTGCTCATCAGGAGAAAGGTCTCCACGAACTTCATCAGGAGTGAATTCTAAACTAGTTGGTCTGATGGCCTCGTGGGCATCTTGAACCTTTCCATCATTCTTTTTCTTTTTAGAATAATTAATCTCTTCACTAGCAAGATATTCTTTTCCATACTTATCAGTGATAAAAGAGCGAAGCTCTTGCATCGCCTCAGGAGCGGTACGAACAGAGTCCGTTCTCATATAAGTGATAAGACCTTGTTGACCATGATTTGTAAGCGCAATCCCTTCATATAGTTTTTGCGCAATCATCATTGTCTTTTTAGCAGTATATCCTAACTTATTTGCAGCTTCCTGCTGAAGCTTAGATGTCGTAAAAGGAGGCGTTGGGTTTTGTTTTCTTTCACGCTTCTTAACTTCAGTAACTTCAAAATCTTTTCCCTTAACATCATTAACAATCTGTTGAGTGAATTCAATATCTGTTAGATCAGTTTTCTTCTTGGCCTCTTCTCCATAATACTTAATTTCAAATTTAGTATTACTTTTTTCCATTTCTCCGTGGATAGAGAACCACTGCTCAGGAACGAAGGCCTTTACCTCATCCTCACGCTCAACGATAACTCTAAGAGCAACCGACTGAACACGACCAGCAGAAATACCTCTTTGTACTTTATCCCAAAGAATTGGAGAAATCTTATAACCCACAAGTCTATCGAGTACTCTTCTCGTCTTTTGAGAATCGTACATACTACGATTCAACTCAGTAGGAGTTGCAATGGCAGCTTGAACAGCATTCTTTGTTACAGCGTTAAAAACGACACGGTGAATATTCTTTTTTCTCACACCAATTTCTTCAGCTAAGTGAAAAGCAATGGCCTCTCCTTCACGGTCGGGGTCAGGTGCCAGGAAAATTTCAGTAGCGTCTTTAGCAAGCTCTTGAATTCTTTCAATCTTAGATTTCTTCCCAGTGATAGGAACGAGATCAATTTCAAAGTTATCTTTGATATCAACACCAAGCTTTGACTTAGGAAGGTCCTTAATATGCCCATTTGAAGCGACGACCTGATAGCCTTTACCGAGGTACTTTTTAATTGTCTTCGCCTTTGAAGGAGACTCCACAACAACTAAGTTATATTCACCAAGACTTCTTTTAGACACTTTTTTAGCGGTCTTCTTAGTGGACTTTTCTTCTGCTGTTTTAGTCGTTTTCTTCTTCGCCGTCTTTTTTGAGACTTTTTTCTTAGCAGTCTTCTTCTTCGCAGTTTTCTTCTTAGCCGTTTTCTTCGCTGTTTTTTCTTCAGCTGCGCTCATATAAATCCTTTTTACTTAAAAAAATAAAGGCTCCAAAGGAGCCTTTACTTGCTAAGCACTACCTTATATATAGATTTGTTTCTTTATTCTTCAGTATTCAATAACTCGTCTATTTCTTCAAGATCAAATTCAGTAAGACCGTAAGGGTTTTCCTTTTCATTGAGGTCTTGATCAAGATACTTGCGTCCAATCTCTTTTTCAATATCATTTACTGATTCAAACGCGTTAGCATCCTGTTTTTTCTGATTGTTCTCAATCGTATCGAGGTCTTGTTGCTCAAGGAACTTGTCTTCATCGACCTTTGCTTCATTCAGAGATTTCTCAGCATCGATGATTTCACCTTCTAATCTCTCGAGTTCCTTAAGATCCTTCTCATGCTCTTTAATAACTGATTTTTCGCGCTCTTGACGCTCAAGCTCCTGTAGCTCGTCTTCAGTTAATTGAATCTTATCGACGCGATCAAGAAGATCATCACCAAGATTATTCAGGTTAAGTTCAACGTCAAGCTCTTCAAGAGACCTTGCTTCCATGTTCTCAACTTGACCTGCGAAGCCCTTCCCCTTGAGTTTTGCTTCGCGCAATGCTTGCTCTTCTGTCTTGGCCAGAGCAAGTGAACCCATAGGAATTTCAACGCGGCTATTGGTAACGAGTGCGGTAGCGAAGTTATCTGTAAGTGTAATTACTGTCAACTCACCTATTTTATATGTTGGGTCTGGTGTAATTCTTTTATCCGTTCCCTTATCTACAAACGAGTAAATTTCAAACACATTACCCATTTCAACACCATCTGCTCTACCACGATCAATGTAGACAACATCACCAAAAGAAATTCCATCGGCCGTTTGACGATAGCTGTCAATAATCGCCGCTTCAATCGAGCGTCTATTAAAAGTCTGTAAAATCTTATCGATCTTAGGCGTAAAAATAGTGACTCGCGCACCGCGCTGAACAAGACCAGTGAGATTTGTTACCAAACACTCCCACTTATTATTCTGTTTTCTAACAGCTTTTATTTGCGCTGCAATATTATACTTGTAACCTGTTCTATCGGAGATCGGATGAGAGCTCTTTCCTTCAGGCGTATAAATAGAAAATCTATCACCTGGCTTTACTTTGACACCCTTATCAAATTCGACAAAAACCTTCTCATGGCTTTTAACAAAAATTGATTCATCTTTTTTATCTGTCAGCGTACCAAGATCCTGAACAACGTTTGTCGTTAAAAAAGAGTTTAAAAAGAAACCTTCTTTAACTTCATATTCAATTTTTGAGGCCCTATCAAAACCAGAAGCATCATATTCATCCCCCGGCTCCTGAATCAAGATTTCAGGCACAGGTGGTTCATACTTTCTATACTCATCACGAATAGCAAATTCACCAAGCTCACGAAGATCGTCAAAAGTCTCTTCGGAAGCAAATTGAAAGAAGACACCTTGATCAATGAGCTTTTGTCTCTCTTCTAACCAACCAGGCTTTGATTCGTCACCAAAGCGATCGAGGTTAAATCCTCTCGTAGATTTTTTTGAAATATTTTTTTCCGCTGGAGCATTTTCAAACTCTCCAAAAGAAACATTTGGAAATTCATCACTCGTTCCCGAATTGAAAACGAGGACCATACCTGGCTCGATCTCGTGTGGGTTAGTAATATGTGGGTTCATGGCCCAAATTTTAGAATAATAAAACCCTGATCCAAAGAGACTCTCAGAAATTTTCCAAAGATAATCACCCTCTTGGACAACATATTTTTCTTCTTTAGATTGATTACTAATTTCTTCCCATTCAGTGTCTGGAATTTTAGTTTCTAAGAATTTAGAAATTTCAAGAAGCTTCTTCTCTTCTTGACCAACATCAAAGATAAGAGGTGCTCTAGGAGATTGCCCCTTCTCTTTTTCACCTTCATTAACAATGGCCGAGTTTTCTTTATCAAAAACAAAATCAACATCGTCATTGATATAGATTGCGTTATCTTTTTTTATTTCTTCATTCTTTTCTTTTTTCTCATTAAAAACATTTTCGCCAACATCATTTTTGAGCGATTCAAGATCATCCACTTCTTCGATTTCAGAAATGTCCAGATCAGGAGTCCCCTGCTCCAGCAATTCGAGATCTTTAGCATCAAGCAGCTCAAGATCACTACTCCCCTGAGAAAAACTCAATTGAGAACTTACCAGAGAACAAAAAATGAGAGGTAAAAACCATTTCTTATTGGCCAATCCTAACTCCAAGTTTCAATTCTAAGCTTCAAAGAAGTCATGAAGAATTGAGTAATATCTATCTCTTTTCTTAGAGAGTTTTAATTTTTCACAGCAAACAATGAGCCTACCGAGCGACTTAATAACAACGCCACTATAGGCATGACTTCCGATGATCTCTTCAAAAAGCTGCATCGAAAGATCATATTCCTTTTGCATAAAAAGCATTTCTGCCAAATAGTACTTCGCTCTTACTTTTATTTGAATGACCGGAGATTTTTCTAAGTCTTTTAAAAGACCAAGGGCCTGATCAAAGCGATTTGAGTTCACAAGGTTAATCGCTTTTTTAAGTCTTAAAATTTGATTTTCAATAGCATTTTCACTCATCATCGGCTGATTTGCTAAGAGTGACTCATTAACATCACTACTTGCTTTTGCCTTTACAGAGAAAGCATCAACGGTTTCGACAAGTTCACTAGGAGGTTGAACTTTGCTCAATTCATTAACTAAATTTGATGGATCTTTTCCATTGAATGGGCTCTCGACAGATTTCTTCTTCTCCATCTCAGCATCTTTAACTTGGTTTAAAAGTGTTTCATATTTTCCAAGTAGCTGATCATATTGAGTTTTAGGAACCATCTGAGCAGTCTGATTCATTTTCTCGTCATGCTTATCAAAGAGAGCTTGCCTCTGCTCTAACCACGCACAAGAAGTTAACATCGATAATGACAATACGGTACAAATACTCTTTAGACCAAGTATTCGCTTCAAGTTCAGTGAATTCCTTTTCACTTTTTGTCCTCCATGACATAAACTCAAAAGCGGAAACTTTTGATATATATTACTTATTTTAGTAGAGATCGAATCTAAGTCAATGATAATTGGCTTGCCGGCTCTCGAGGGATCTATGATAGAACAAAAAATCTTTCATTATATTATTCGCGTACCTAAAGAAGAATCTGCCTTCACTTACTTTCAACTAGAGGCCAATGAAAACCTATGTTTCTACTCAACTTTAGAGTCCTCTGTTAAAGAGGGGTTTCGCGATATTATGATCAAGGGTACACTAGAGATGAAAGAAGAAGTCACGAGAATCATCGGTAAGCTCAAAGAACAATACCCGATTGAAATTCTTGTCGATGAAATTATAGAGTAAGATGATGAGAAAAATTTGCCTGTTTATTTCTATTAATCTTCTGGCCTCTTGTGCTATGACTCCAACAGTTCCTGATGGTGAAAAAATATTTGTTCACAAGAATCACCCAATTGGTGGAGAAGTTATTTACTCCATCGATGGTACAGATAAAGAAAAGCGCTACCGTCGAAAGAAAACTCTCGAGCGCATATCAAAAATTTGTAGCCCAAATCTTTATTACATTGAAGAAGAAAATGTTTGTTCGACAGAAAAGGGTGGAGAGAAAATTAAACTCTTTGGAAAGAACGTTCGCCAAATTCGCTTTAAATGCAAAGTTCAATAAGATAAGTACTCCCCTTTTGGGGGAGCACTCAATTCATTATTTTACATTTACTTTAAATAGAACAGGAAAGTGATCAGAGTATCCAGCATCACCAGTGTTTTTAGCACTATGATTGTAACGACGTGGAACACCTCTTACTTTAGAACCATTTAAATACTTCTTACGACTTCTGTACTCATAAGTATCAGTTAAGAAGTTAGGTGCATAAATAGAATAAGAATCGTTTTTAACACTCATTCCTTTTTTATCTTTAAAATTCTTAGATAGGAAAATTCTATCGAGGATATTCCAACTCATTTCAGGAGCAAAGAAATGTGTTCCAGGAGGCATTGAGTTCTTCTCATCCCAAGAGATACTTCTATCACTTCTATAAGACTCATGTAGATCAAACATTGTCTCATCTTTCAAAAGAACATCTTTAAATGGATGTGGATGATCTTTGTCATTCGTATTGAAATCTCCAAGGGCCATGATGTAGTGATTCTTATTCTTTTTTAGTAGCTCATCAATTCTCTTTTTAAGAGCTGTCGCCACACGAATTCTATTGATCGTTGGATTTGCTAAACTCGGCCAGTGGTTAACGAAAACAGTAAGCGGATATTTTTTCTTATAAAGGAACTCTACTTCTAAAATATTTCTTGTAGGCCATTTCTTAAACTCTTCAGTTTCAATTTTGATTTCTTTTTTAGATATTAATTTGAAACCCTTCTCTTCTTTATAAAGGAGAGCGAGATCAATTCCCCTATTATCTGGACCATTTGATACGACAAAGCTCTTATACTTTAAAGAGTCAGCAAGGGCCTTAACTGCATTTTCGTTCTCAACTTCAACAAGGGCCAAAAGATCTGGAGTCTTTCCTCTTTCTTTAACAATCGCATCAGTGATTTGACCAATTTTGATATCAAATTTTTCTTTCGTCCAATCTCCATCAAGACATTCATTACGTCTTCTTCTACTTTTAACTTTCTTACACTCTTTAGTCTTGCCTTCCGTGTCTTTTGGAAGATAGGCCCAGTCGAGTTTCCCTTCATCGTGTTTTGTATCAAAGAGGTTTTCAACGTTATAAGACATAACTTCTAATGTTCTTGCGTGAGAGCAAGAGAACAAAAGAAAAATAAAACATAGAGGAGCAAATTTTTTCACTTCATTAATCCTTATTACTCGAGGTTTTCTTTAATCCAATTAATAACATCATCATGGTGCGACTTTGTTTTAACTTTATCCATAACAAGTTTAAGACGACCATCTTTACCAATGATAAAAGTCGTTCTTAAAATTCCCATATATTCACGACCCATAAATTTCTTAAGGCCCCATGATCCATACTTCTCTGCAATTTTGTGTTCTGGATCAGATAGGAGATCAAAGTTGAGTCCATCTCTTTCGATAAACTTAACAAGTCGCTTCTCTTCATCTGGGCTGACACCAAGAACAACTGTATCGAGTTTAGCAAATTCTTTTTTTGTATCTCTAATCCCACAAGCTTGTACTGTACACCCTGGTGTCATCGCTTTTGGATAAAAATAGAGAACAACATTTTTCTCACCTTTAAAATCTTTAAGTGAAACTTTCTCACCGTCTTGGTTTTTCAAAGTAAATGCCGGCGCCATATTGCCAACTTTTGGAAAACTCATAGGAAACTCCTTTTCATTACCAATGATTTCTCTTTTCTCTTAACTTAATAAAAATATCTTTCTCACTGCACTCAAGGGCACTAAGATTTTTCTTTATCTCACTATTACTTAAACGAAAGAAAGTATTAATCTCCCTCTCCTCTCCAATCGTTGTCACGACAAATTGACCGTCTGGAAAATCCTGAACTTCTTCAAGTTTCTTTTTGGCCATCTCATTTCCAGGCTCTCTATCGAGAGTAAACAACAAATTATTCTTTAAATAATCGTGCCCAGGATAAACGAGAACATGGTCATCAAGCGTAAAGATATGATCGCGAAATGTTTCGTAGAGAACACTTGGATCTCCGCCATTGTGACAATTTCCCACTCCAGCATTAAAAAGCGTATCACCACAAATGAGAGAGCTCTGCTTCCCCTCATCACTTAAAACGAGAAGACAAAGATGACCCAATGTGTGCCCTGGAGTGTAGAGAACCTTAACACAATGATTACCTTTTGTTTTTAAGATTTGATTATCATTTAAATAATTATCAACATTTTTAATTCTGCCACGCGCCTTTTCGTGGGCCCAAACTTCACAGCCACAAAGTCGCTGCAGCTCGTCATTGCCCATGACATGGTCGTGATGCTCGTGCGTATTAATAATGGCCTTCACTTTCTTTCCAAGTTTTTCACATCGTTGAAAAACATCTGCACCATCGAAAGGGTCGATCACATAAAGTTCATCACTAGAATCCTCTAAAATATAGCAAAAATTTCGAAGGGGACTAAATGTATAAAATTGATGGACTTTCATTTCTTCACCGACCTTTTGCAAGGAGACATCATTATAAGTTATGATTATTAAAGTTTTATTTTATCTACAATAGAAAAACAAAGAGGAACTCCATGGTCAATACATACCTGGTCACTAAGATTTTTTTAATCTTTTTGTGTTTAAAGGCCTTAATCGAAGCCTATCTTGATGCCAGAAATAAAAAACATATTCTCACGCACAGAAATGAAGTGCCTGAGAAGTTCAAAGACTCAATCACTCTAGAAGATCATCAGAAGGCAGCTGATTACAGTCTTGCAAAAATTAAGGCCTCAAAGTTCTTTAACCTTATTGAATTTATTGTCCTTCTTCTTTGGACGATTGGTGGAGGGTTGGAATCACTTAACCAACTAACTAAGGCCATCTATCCACAGGGAGGACTCACAGGTGGAGTTGTCTTCTTTCTTCTCTTTATGGCCATCTCTTTTTTCCTCTCTCTTCCACAAAGTATTTATTCTACTTTTGTTTTAGAGGAAAAATTTGGTTTCAATAAAACGACACCGAAAGTATTTATTATCGATATCATTAAATCGACACTCGTCGGCTTAGTTATCCTCATCCCTATCCTTTATGGAATTTTATGGATTATGAGCGCGCTTGGGAATC from Halobacteriovorax sp. GB3 includes:
- the topA gene encoding type I DNA topoisomerase — protein: MSAAEEKTAKKTAKKKTAKKKTAKKKVSKKTAKKKTTKTAEEKSTKKTAKKVSKRSLGEYNLVVVESPSKAKTIKKYLGKGYQVVASNGHIKDLPKSKLGVDIKDNFEIDLVPITGKKSKIERIQELAKDATEIFLAPDPDREGEAIAFHLAEEIGVRKKNIHRVVFNAVTKNAVQAAIATPTELNRSMYDSQKTRRVLDRLVGYKISPILWDKVQRGISAGRVQSVALRVIVEREDEVKAFVPEQWFSIHGEMEKSNTKFEIKYYGEEAKKKTDLTDIEFTQQIVNDVKGKDFEVTEVKKRERKQNPTPPFTTSKLQQEAANKLGYTAKKTMMIAQKLYEGIALTNHGQQGLITYMRTDSVRTAPEAMQELRSFITDKYGKEYLASEEINYSKKKKNDGKVQDAHEAIRPTSLEFTPDEVRGDLSPDEQKLYELIWNKFISSQMSQAVIDQTTVSFICEGHYFRANGSIIKFPGFRHVYLEAAAEKRSRRGGDDEEQSNDVKSGLLPDISEGEKIKPIKDPAELEHWTSPPPRFNEASLVKTLEEEGIGRPSTYASIISNIQDRGYVEKIENRFMPTELGMVVCRMLIESFPDVMDIGFTANIEKLLDKIEDGEIKWKKVLSEFWKGFEVTLEKAKEEMKNLKKQEIPTGIKCHKCTDGEYLIKWGRNGQFLACSNYPDCTSTHDFKKDLEGNIHLLPKKWFRDPCPTCGKKLEEKKGKYGRFVRCEDYPKCETTLPYTIDVTCPNCKKGKFAEKKSRYGKIFYGCTNYPDCETAVWTKPYIYDCPSCGSAIMCEKETKRDGKHLSCPKCRHKVEWELTPFAKEEDAGE
- a CDS encoding LysM peptidoglycan-binding domain-containing protein, whose product is MANKKWFLPLIFCSLVSSQLSFSQGSSDLELLDAKDLELLEQGTPDLDISEIEEVDDLESLKNDVGENVFNEKKEKNEEIKKDNAIYINDDVDFVFDKENSAIVNEGEKEKGQSPRAPLIFDVGQEEKKLLEISKFLETKIPDTEWEEISNQSKEEKYVVQEGDYLWKISESLFGSGFYYSKIWAMNPHITNPHEIEPGMVLVFNSGTSDEFPNVSFGEFENAPAEKNISKKSTRGFNLDRFGDESKPGWLEERQKLIDQGVFFQFASEETFDDLRELGEFAIRDEYRKYEPPVPEILIQEPGDEYDASGFDRASKIEYEVKEGFFLNSFLTTNVVQDLGTLTDKKDESIFVKSHEKVFVEFDKGVKVKPGDRFSIYTPEGKSSHPISDRTGYKYNIAAQIKAVRKQNNKWECLVTNLTGLVQRGARVTIFTPKIDKILQTFNRRSIEAAIIDSYRQTADGISFGDVVYIDRGRADGVEMGNVFEIYSFVDKGTDKRITPDPTYKIGELTVITLTDNFATALVTNSRVEIPMGSLALAKTEEQALREAKLKGKGFAGQVENMEARSLEELDVELNLNNLGDDLLDRVDKIQLTEDELQELERQEREKSVIKEHEKDLKELERLEGEIIDAEKSLNEAKVDEDKFLEQQDLDTIENNQKKQDANAFESVNDIEKEIGRKYLDQDLNEKENPYGLTEFDLEEIDELLNTEE
- a CDS encoding tetratricopeptide repeat protein: MKRILGLKSICTVLSLSMLTSCAWLEQRQALFDKHDEKMNQTAQMVPKTQYDQLLGKYETLLNQVKDAEMEKKKSVESPFNGKDPSNLVNELSKVQPPSELVETVDAFSVKAKASSDVNESLLANQPMMSENAIENQILRLKKAINLVNSNRFDQALGLLKDLEKSPVIQIKVRAKYYLAEMLFMQKEYDLSMQLFEEIIGSHAYSGVVIKSLGRLIVCCEKLKLSKKRDRYYSILHDFFEA